In the Pungitius pungitius chromosome 5, fPunPun2.1, whole genome shotgun sequence genome, one interval contains:
- the LOC119224970 gene encoding atos homolog protein B, with product MRHIHVELAHKKAPLELPAQEGDLPPPTAPTHGLDPGVRPGAPRHFGQEELRLQKVYQLSIFSQLGGFTTSTETHTDTQQRPVRSGVKRGLEEPQLTHKRPHLGDFADNEALEGGVLCGPAPAPGVGVGMAVGPAGPGPVYSCTQIEHRDSEGGLSPRSPPLSPSHNPSRRPTQHNHDRPIPDVFAPLSPKSPPMSDQHGPLFDRGHSLGSSARAEPPPGGGHAPAYSLGGPAAESCGNGSSGGQPSPHLHEMSTYETPNPASPTSPPGPFSPPHHTELLEPGEATEWEVGLESSPPERSATQAASSSSSSSSSGGGGLASCEKTPSSNGHRPPPGGHWPAKKRLLPPSDTGESCSEDEGPSTSKRSRLSLLAPGLGPASCRSTDAKAAPYWNHLLPSKWDRPKTSTDCTRSERRLKSALRLKSRQLRSGRSTRSSRPSSSISRSLLGNFEESILKGRFSPSGQIEGFTAEIGASGSYCPQHVTLPVQVTYYDISEHSAPSPFLGVICLEPLGKKGYSIPKAGTIQVTLFNPNKTVVKMFLVTYNFSDMPVNHMTFLRHRIFLMPVEEAVEGTDEASPGGRVPDRKKILCYLMHLRFQSSKSGKIYLHNDIRLLFSRKSIEVDTGIPYELKSFTEVPRNPKYSPRV from the exons atgcgGCACATCCACGTGGAGTTGGCCCACAAGAAGGCTCCATTAGAGCTTCCAGCCCaggagggggacctgcctccacCCACAGCCCCAACACATGGCCTCGATCCTGGTGTCAGACCGGGGGCCCCCAGGCACTTTGGCCAGGAGGAGTTGCGCCTCCAAAAGGTCTACCAGCTCTCCATTTTCTCCCAGTTAGGGGGATTTACTACCTCCACAGAAACCCACACTGATACCCAACAGAGGCCCGTCCGGTCGGGCGTGAAAAGGGGGCTGGAGGAGCCACAGTTGACTCATAAGCGCCCCCACTTGGGGGACTTTGCAGACAATGAGGCGTTGGAGGGAGGGGTTCTGTGTGGGCCAGCCCCGGCTCCAGGTGTCGGTGTGGGGATGGCGGTGGGCCCTGCTGGGCCCGGCCCCGTATACTCTTGCACACAGATTGAGCACAGAGACTCCGAGGGGGGCCTGTCAcccaggtccccccccctctccccgagCCACAACCCCTCCCGACGCCCGACTCAGCACAACCACGACAGGCCCATTCCGGACGTGTTCGCTCCTCTCTCACCCAAGTCACCGCCGATGTCCGACCAGCACGGACCTCTCTTTGACCGGGGCCATTCCCTCGGTAGCTCGGCCCGggccgagcccccccccggcgggGGCCACGCCCCCGCCTATTCACTAGGCGGCCCGGCGGCGGAGAGCTGCGGCAACGGCTCGTCCGGCGGCCAGCCCAGCCCCCACTTGCACGAAATGTCCACCTATGAGACTCCCAACCCCGCGAGCCCCACCAGCCCTCCGGGCCCCTTCTCGCCCCCACACCACACGGAACTGCTGGAGCCGGGGGAGGCCACCGAATGGGAAGTCGGGCTCGAATCCTCCCCACCTGAGCGAAGTGCCACGCaggctgcctcctcctcctcctcctcatcctcatccggcggcggcggcctggcTTCCTGCGAGAAAACCCCAAGCAGCAATGGCCACCGTCCACCCCCCGGAGGCCACTGGCCAGCCAAAAAGCGCCTGTTGCCCCCCAGCGACACGGGGGAGTCGTGCTCAGAAGATGAGGGTCCCTCCACATCCAAGAGAAGCAGGCTGTCGCTGCTGGCCCCGGGACTCGGCCCCGCCTCGTGCCGCAGCACCGACGCTAAGGCTGCTCCTTACTGGAACCACCTGCTGCCCTCCAAATGGGACCGGCCCAAG acgTCCACAGACTGCACGAGGTCCGAAAGACGACTCAAGAGCGCGCTGCGACTGAAAAG CCGTCAGCTGCGCAGCGGCCGCTCCACGCGCTCCAGCCGGCCCTCGTCCTCCATCAGCAGATCCCTGCTCGGAAACTTTGAG GAATCTATCCTGAAGGGACGATTCTCCCCGTCCGGACAGATCGAGGGCTTCACGGCGGAGATCGGTGCGAGCGGCTCCTACTGTCCGCAGCACGTCACCCTGCCGGTGCAGGTCACCTACTACGACATCTCAGAGCACAGCGCGCCCTCCCCCTTCCTG GGGGTGATATGTCTCGAGCCTCTCGGAAAGAAAGGATACAGCATTCCCAAAGCAGGGACCATTCAAGTG ACCTTATTTAACCCCAACAAAACTGTGGTGAAGATGTTCCTGGTGACCTACAACTTCAGCGACATGCCCGTCAATCACATGACCTTCCTGCGCCACCGTATCTTCCTGATGCCCGTGGAGGAGGCCGTGGAGGGGACGGACGAGGCGTCTCCAGGTGGCAGAGTGCCTGACCGGAAGAAGATTCTCTGCTACCTGATGCATCTCAG ATTCCAGAGCTCCAAGTCTGGGAAGATCTACTTGCACAACGACATCCGGCTGCTATTCTCCCGCAAATCCATCGAAGTGGACACGGGGATCCCTTATGAGCTGAAATCTTTCACCGAGGTGCCAAGAAACCCTAAATACTCCCCCCgcgtgtga